In the genome of Bacteroides mediterraneensis, the window TACTCCCCTGAAAGTACTGGAGTACTCCCCTGAAAGTACTGGAGTACTCCTTGGTCAGTACTAAAGTACTTCCAAGGAAGTACTGAGAACTGTTGAGGATATATCTAGATATGCCTTGGGCTTCCCGAACAGGGGAAGTGAAGGAGGGGATTCGTAGGTCATATAAATAAAAAAGGTAATTTGACTGACTTATAAAGCGGTTTTGACCAGTTCTTGGTAGTTGGAAACGGAAGAATTGCATTACTTTTGCCTGCATCATCAATATTTTATACTATGAACATACAATTTTACCAACGAATAAAGATTTTTCTTTGTACATGGGGGATGGCCGGATGCATTTGGGCGGCAGACTACCCGGTGAAAGTGACCCTTCATGCTGCTACCGGGGCCGTGGAACAGCTGACCTTGTCGGGAGATGAGCAACAGATGGAATGGCTTGTGAAGACGGATGGGACCCAGTATCCGTGGGTGAAGGAAAACCTGGCCTGGGGATTAGGATATTTCACGATAGTGAAGGGACATGAAAGCGTAAAAGAAGAATGGCAGAAACCTGTGGAGATAAGTCCCGACGGCATGGAAGTGACCTATCGTGAAGGGGATATTCAGGTGCGGGTGACCCGTGTGTGCAGGGACGGTGACCTGACAGAAAAATATACCTTTACCAATCGGGGGAAGGAAGCTGTCTCTCTTTACGACATAGGCATCTATACACCGTTGAATGATAATTATCCCGGAGCACAAGAGTGTATTAACGGTCGCACCAATGTGCAGGTGTGGGACGGAGAAAATGCGGCCTACGTCAATGCGCTTCGGATGGGAGGAACGGCTCCCCATCTGGGACTGGTTGTGACGGAAGGTTCCATAAAAAGTTATGAAGTCTGGGAGCGTGGCGACCGGAAGGGAAACTCGCACTATCGGGGAATTCTGGCCTTGAACTTGCCCGATTCTTTCTTGAGACCAGGCAGAAGCTGTTCTGTGGCGTGGACACTTTTTTCGCATAATGGCAATGAGGACTTCAAGCGGAAGCTGCTTGAGAAAGGCAGTCTGTTGGTGTCGTGCGACAAATATGTGTATCAGAAAGGGGAAACAGCCCGTATGCAGGTGCAGAGTGGTTTCCCATTGGCAAGCTATGCGGCAAAGATGAACGGGGTGCCTGTTCCTGTGGTAGAAAAGGATGGAAAATATCTGGTGGAAGTGCCGTTGCTTCAGGCTGGGGAGGTACGTCTGGATTTCCTTTATAATGGTGGAAAGCAGACCCATGCCAGTTTGCTGGTGGTCAACAGTGAGCGGGAATTATTGGAAAAACGGGTGGAATTTATCCGTATGCATCAGCAGATGAACAATCCTTCCGACCCGAGGTATGGAGCCTATATGGTATACGATAATGAGGGGGACAGCATTTATCTGAACGATACGCC includes:
- a CDS encoding six-hairpin glycosidase, producing MNIQFYQRIKIFLCTWGMAGCIWAADYPVKVTLHAATGAVEQLTLSGDEQQMEWLVKTDGTQYPWVKENLAWGLGYFTIVKGHESVKEEWQKPVEISPDGMEVTYREGDIQVRVTRVCRDGDLTEKYTFTNRGKEAVSLYDIGIYTPLNDNYPGAQECINGRTNVQVWDGENAAYVNALRMGGTAPHLGLVVTEGSIKSYEVWERGDRKGNSHYRGILALNLPDSFLRPGRSCSVAWTLFSHNGNEDFKRKLLEKGSLLVSCDKYVYQKGETARMQVQSGFPLASYAAKMNGVPVPVVEKDGKYLVEVPLLQAGEVRLDFLYNGGKQTHASLLVVNSERELLEKRVEFIRMHQQMNNPSDPRYGAYMVYDNEGDSIYLNDTPNCNPVDRDEGAERVGMGVLLAKQYRLTKDEKLKESLLKYARFLREKLQTKDFVTYSSVDQKNRNRGYNYMWVADFYFQMYLATGDRQFAVYGYETLQAMYRQFGYGFYAIGIPVTIGLESLEKAGMKKEYKKLLKDFEKTGEVFIQNGLDYPKSEVNYEQSIVAPAVHFLAQLYLVTKEQKYLDEVKRQMPVVEAFNGFQPSFHLNEIAIRHWDDYWFGKREMFGDTFPHYWSTVTGAVYYYYALCTGDQSYLARAENIVRNNLCLFFEDGRASCAYLYPYKIDGVKGQFYDPYANDQDWALVYYLLIHEGI